Proteins from a genomic interval of Siniperca chuatsi isolate FFG_IHB_CAS linkage group LG10, ASM2008510v1, whole genome shotgun sequence:
- the icmt gene encoding protein-S-isoprenylcysteine O-methyltransferase, with protein MAGSKLVLEGRVSINAFILGLGVLVIPLIRTWFGHIDWVFDYLTETPGKIAICIHIAVVNGLLLIIYRGPLYKVAVRACFLGVTFGCGLIISCSETTWTHFGWYMCSLSFFHYSEYLVTAIINPRSLSLDSFLLNHSVEYTLAAISSWVEFTVEKLTVPELKQLNWLSVVGLLMVLCGEGLRKAAMLTAGSNFNHIVQNEKAQSHVLVTSGVYSYFRHPSYVGWFYWSTGTQVMLCNPVCILGYTIASWRFFRERIEEEELSLIHFFAEDYVEYKKKVPTGLPFISGIRVN; from the exons ATGGCAGGCAGTAAGTTGGTGCTAGAAGGAAGAGTAAgtataaatgcatttattttaggGCTCGGCGTGCTTGTAATCCCACTGATAAGAACCTGGTTTGGACATATCGACTGGGTCTTTGATTATCTGACAGAAACTCCCGGGAAAATAGCGATTTGCATCCACATTGCAGTTGTCAACGGCCTCTTGCTAATCATATACAGGGGACCTCTATACAAG GTTGCTGTGAGAGCCTGCTTTCTGGGGGTAACTTTCGGCTGTGGCTTAATTATAAGCTGCTCCGAAACCACTTGGACACATTTTGGCTG GTACATGTGCTCCCTGTCCTTCTTCCATTACTCTGAGTACCTGGTGACTGCCATCATCAACCCTCGCAGCCTGTCGCTGGACTCGTTCCTGCTCAACCACAGTGTGGAGTACACCCTGGCTGCCATCTCATCATGGGTGGAGTTCACTGTGGAGAAGCTGACAGTTCCAG AGCTGAAGCAGCTGAACTGGTTGAGCGTCGTGGGTCTGCTCATGGTGCTGTGTGGTGAGGGTCTGCGTAAGGCGGCCATGTTGACGGCCGGCTCCAACTTCAACCACATCGTCCAGAATGAGAAGGCCCAGAGCCACGTGCTGGTCACCAGCGGGGTCTACTCCTACTTCAGACACCCCTCCTATGTGGGCTGGTTCTACTGGAGCACAGGAACACAG GTCATGCTGTGTAACCCGGTGTGCATACTGGGCTACACGATAGCCAGCTGGAGGTTCTTCCGGGAGCGGATCGAGGAGGAGGAGCTCTCCCTCATCCATTTCTTTGCCGAGGACTATGTGGAGTACAAGAAGAAGGTTCCCACCGGGCTGCCCTTCATCTCAGGCATCCGTGTCAACTAG